The following are encoded together in the Kribbella sp. CA-293567 genome:
- a CDS encoding outer membrane protein assembly factor BamB family protein — protein sequence MRKTTAALVVLAVAVAAAALTIALDWGWYVWIAALLMAAAALVVAALRFRPVLRTAAVVAAVALVAAGVLVVRIPPINSPGWEAGEGTLLIAANDKLAVTLNQETHALQGRAIADGGEVWENSFGGSDTVRSQQLGGDFVLLHGDSGSSRRDDQAAVVSISDGKTRWSENVGQQQPFTTNGDVVVFSSNETITGIEVRTGKKLWTQAGGAHAGSGGQSSYNPRRWVPRSDWVVIRGSDRSAPLSVLNVQTGRVAATLRATGNDFVVAGKTLVEFGYDSKGRRSAKGTPLAGGRPWQAEFRRSNGHEVLEVVDGKARALYDNRAVYLEPETGEVHEVPIEDRWTVNWYDGRVGGRYVAVEKRDRDREIVAWGVADTVTGKLVNLGGRGRPVELTIEQYSGDTAISRTTVVDAVGAESNRYSWISNGSSHGQVTIAESGRVESAADVVQVGGRIVVLRQA from the coding sequence ATGCGCAAGACAACCGCGGCACTCGTCGTTCTCGCGGTGGCCGTTGCCGCCGCGGCCCTGACCATCGCCCTCGACTGGGGCTGGTACGTGTGGATCGCCGCGCTGCTGATGGCAGCGGCTGCCCTGGTCGTCGCAGCATTGCGGTTCAGGCCCGTACTGCGAACTGCCGCGGTGGTTGCCGCGGTCGCCTTGGTGGCGGCCGGCGTACTCGTGGTCCGTATCCCGCCGATCAATTCACCCGGCTGGGAGGCCGGCGAAGGCACTCTGCTGATCGCGGCCAACGACAAGCTCGCGGTCACGCTGAACCAGGAAACGCACGCACTGCAAGGACGTGCGATCGCTGACGGTGGCGAAGTGTGGGAGAACAGTTTCGGCGGCTCGGACACGGTTCGGTCGCAACAGTTGGGCGGGGATTTCGTCCTCCTGCACGGCGACTCCGGCAGCTCCCGACGCGACGACCAGGCGGCGGTCGTCTCGATCTCCGACGGCAAAACGCGCTGGAGTGAGAACGTCGGGCAGCAGCAGCCCTTCACCACCAACGGCGACGTGGTGGTGTTCAGCAGCAACGAAACGATCACTGGCATCGAGGTCCGGACCGGCAAGAAGCTCTGGACCCAGGCCGGCGGAGCGCACGCCGGGTCGGGCGGCCAAAGCTCCTACAACCCACGCCGCTGGGTTCCCCGGTCGGACTGGGTCGTCATCCGCGGTAGCGACCGGTCGGCGCCGCTATCTGTGCTCAACGTGCAAACCGGCCGGGTGGCAGCCACCCTGCGGGCCACCGGCAACGACTTCGTTGTCGCAGGCAAGACCCTCGTCGAGTTCGGCTACGACAGCAAGGGCCGCCGGTCCGCCAAGGGCACTCCGCTGGCCGGCGGTCGTCCCTGGCAGGCGGAGTTCAGACGATCCAACGGCCACGAGGTGCTGGAGGTAGTCGACGGCAAAGCTCGGGCGCTGTACGACAACAGGGCTGTGTACCTCGAGCCCGAAACGGGCGAGGTGCACGAGGTGCCGATCGAGGACCGCTGGACCGTGAACTGGTACGACGGCCGCGTCGGCGGGCGCTACGTCGCGGTCGAGAAGCGCGATCGCGACCGCGAGATCGTGGCCTGGGGTGTGGCCGACACCGTCACCGGCAAGCTCGTGAACCTCGGCGGACGCGGGCGGCCGGTCGAGCTGACCATCGAGCAGTACTCCGGCGACACGGCGATATCCCGCACCACCGTGGTCGACGCGGTAGGGGCCGAGAGCAACCGCTACAGCTGGATCAGCAACGGCAGCAGCCACGGTCAGGTCACCATCGCCGAGTCCGGGCGAGTCGAGTCCGCCGCGGACGTGGTCCAGGTGGGCGGCCGGATCGTCGTGCTGCGTCAGGCCTAG
- a CDS encoding ribonucleotide-diphosphate reductase subunit beta, translating into MTTTSDNVTGLGSIAVGASRIQVSDKAMINSRADVNQLLPLKYQWAWDKYLAGCNNHWMPTEVSMQADIALWKSKDGLTDDERLMLKRNLGFFATAESLVANNIVLAVYRQLTNPECRQYLLRQAFEEAVHTHTFQYICTSLGLDEGELFNMYREVPSISDKDAWALKYTRHLEDPDFKTGTPETDTDFLRDLIAFYVVFEGMWFYTGFAQILSLGRRNKMVGIAEQYQYILRDESIHLNFGIDCINQIKLENPHLWTEQFQAEVRQMLTEACELEVAYSRATMPNGMLGLTSDLCEQYMHFITDRRAEQIGIKPIFGETRNPFGWMSEQMDLQKEKNFFETRVIEYQSGGGLSWD; encoded by the coding sequence GTGACGACCACCAGCGACAACGTGACCGGACTCGGGTCGATCGCCGTCGGCGCGTCCCGGATCCAGGTCAGCGACAAGGCGATGATCAACTCCCGCGCCGACGTCAACCAGCTGCTGCCGTTGAAATACCAGTGGGCCTGGGACAAGTACCTTGCCGGGTGCAACAACCACTGGATGCCGACCGAGGTCTCGATGCAGGCCGACATCGCCTTGTGGAAGTCGAAGGATGGCCTCACCGACGACGAACGCTTGATGCTGAAGCGCAATCTCGGCTTCTTCGCCACCGCCGAGTCGCTGGTCGCCAACAACATCGTGCTCGCGGTCTACCGCCAGCTGACCAACCCCGAGTGCCGTCAGTACCTGCTGCGCCAGGCGTTCGAGGAGGCCGTGCACACGCACACCTTCCAGTACATCTGCACCTCGCTCGGCCTGGACGAGGGCGAGCTGTTCAACATGTACCGCGAGGTGCCGTCGATCTCCGACAAGGACGCCTGGGCGCTCAAGTACACCCGGCACCTGGAGGATCCCGACTTCAAGACCGGGACGCCGGAGACCGACACCGACTTCCTGCGGGACCTGATCGCGTTCTACGTGGTCTTCGAGGGCATGTGGTTCTACACCGGTTTCGCGCAGATCCTGTCGCTCGGCCGGCGTAACAAGATGGTCGGCATCGCCGAGCAGTACCAGTACATCCTGCGCGACGAGTCGATCCACCTGAACTTCGGCATCGACTGCATCAACCAGATCAAGCTGGAGAACCCGCACCTGTGGACCGAGCAGTTCCAGGCCGAGGTGCGGCAGATGCTCACCGAGGCGTGCGAGCTCGAGGTCGCCTACAGCCGCGCGACGATGCCGAACGGCATGCTCGGCCTGACCTCGGACCTGTGCGAGCAGTACATGCACTTCATCACCGACCGGCGGGCCGAGCAGATCGGGATCAAGCCGATCTTCGGCGAGACCCGCAACCCGTTCGGCTGGATGTCGGAGCAGATGGACCTGCAGAAGGAGAAGAACTTCTTCGAGACCCGCGTGATCGAGTACCAGTCCGGCGGCGGCCTGAGCTGGGACTGA
- a CDS encoding ribonucleoside-diphosphate reductase subunit alpha, translating into MTIVSASTAQSATDQAAPPNQLTVVRRDGNSTAFDPAKISVALSKAFLAVEGADAGNSHRVRDLIADLTTRVVEALTSRGDARRSVQVEDIQDQVELALMRAGEHQVARAYVLYREERTRARTPEDAAELSIQPVITVRAADGSTAPLDLDRLRVIVAEAAAGLDSVDAELILDETLGCCYDGIAQHEVELALVMAARGYVETEPEYSFAASRLLLDQIRRETLGRVHGEPRQASQADMATAYVDYFPQYIRTGIEAGLLDPELATFDLAKLAAAIKPERDLDFAFLGLQTLYDRYLLHIDKIRFELPQAFFLRVAMGIALKEEHREERAIEFYELLSSFRFLSSTPTLFNSGTTRPQLSSCFLTTVDDDLAGIFAGIRNNALLAKYSGGLGNDWTPVRGIGAKIRGTNGESQGVVPFLKIANDTAIAVNQGGKRKGAVCAYLETWHLDIEEFLDLRKNTGDERRRTHDMNTANWVPDLFLQRVEAGGDWTLFSPDEVPDLHDLYGAAFATAYENYEAAADRGEIRVFRRVRAVDLWRRMLTVLFETGHPWITFKDACNLRSPQQHDGVVHSSNLCTEITLNTTVDETAVCNLGSVNLVAHLTDRSSLDPGIDSALIRDTVKTAVRMLDNVIDVNFYTTPESERANQRHRPVGLGLMGFADALFKLRIPYSSDAAVDFADSSMEQISYHAIEASSDLAAERGRYQTYEGSLWSQGILPIDSLELLRSARNGDLTVDTGRRLDWDALRGKVLRDGMRNSNVLAIAPTATISNICGVSQSIEPIYRNLFVKSNMSGEFTVANPYLVADLKARGLWDQVMVSDLKYHDGILSQIDRVPADLQELYATAFELDPSWLIKAASRRQKWLDQAQSLNLYMTAPSGKALDELYRSAWRHGLKTTYYLRSQSATHVEKSTIKGTDGRLNAVPVAPAAAPTPAPAPVVPMDDTLLDAPNACLITDPDCEACQ; encoded by the coding sequence GTGACCATCGTTTCTGCCAGCACAGCTCAGTCGGCTACCGACCAGGCAGCACCCCCGAACCAGCTCACCGTCGTACGGCGTGACGGCAACAGCACCGCCTTCGACCCGGCCAAGATCTCGGTCGCGCTCAGCAAGGCCTTCCTGGCCGTCGAGGGCGCCGACGCCGGCAACAGCCACCGCGTCCGCGACCTGATCGCCGACCTCACGACCCGCGTGGTCGAGGCGCTGACCAGCCGGGGTGACGCCCGGCGCAGCGTCCAGGTCGAGGACATCCAGGACCAGGTCGAGCTGGCGCTGATGCGAGCTGGTGAGCACCAGGTCGCTCGCGCCTATGTGCTGTACCGCGAAGAGCGAACCAGGGCCCGTACGCCGGAAGACGCGGCCGAGCTCAGCATCCAGCCGGTCATCACCGTCCGCGCGGCCGACGGCAGCACTGCTCCCCTCGACCTCGACCGGCTGCGCGTCATCGTCGCCGAGGCAGCGGCGGGCCTCGACTCGGTCGACGCCGAACTGATCCTCGACGAGACCCTGGGCTGCTGCTACGACGGCATCGCACAGCACGAGGTCGAGCTGGCTCTGGTGATGGCGGCTCGCGGCTATGTCGAAACGGAGCCGGAGTACAGCTTCGCCGCCTCGCGTCTGCTGCTCGACCAGATCCGTCGCGAGACGCTCGGCCGGGTGCACGGCGAACCACGGCAGGCCAGTCAGGCCGACATGGCCACGGCGTACGTCGACTACTTCCCGCAGTACATCCGGACCGGGATCGAGGCCGGGCTGCTCGATCCCGAACTGGCCACCTTCGACCTCGCCAAGCTGGCCGCGGCGATCAAGCCGGAGCGCGACCTGGACTTCGCCTTCCTCGGTCTGCAGACGCTCTACGACCGCTATCTGCTGCACATCGACAAGATCCGTTTCGAGTTGCCGCAGGCGTTCTTCCTCCGGGTCGCGATGGGCATCGCGCTCAAGGAGGAGCACCGCGAAGAGCGCGCGATCGAGTTCTACGAACTGCTCAGCTCGTTCCGGTTCCTGTCGTCCACGCCGACCCTGTTCAACTCCGGTACGACCCGCCCGCAACTCTCGTCCTGCTTCCTGACCACGGTCGACGACGACCTGGCCGGCATCTTCGCCGGCATCCGCAACAACGCGCTGCTGGCCAAGTACTCCGGTGGTCTCGGCAACGACTGGACCCCGGTCCGCGGCATCGGCGCCAAGATCCGCGGCACCAACGGCGAGTCGCAGGGCGTCGTACCGTTCCTCAAGATCGCCAACGACACCGCCATCGCGGTCAACCAGGGCGGTAAGCGCAAGGGAGCGGTCTGCGCGTACCTCGAGACCTGGCACCTGGACATCGAGGAGTTCCTCGACCTGCGCAAGAACACCGGTGACGAGCGTCGCCGTACGCACGACATGAACACCGCGAACTGGGTGCCCGACCTGTTCCTGCAGCGGGTCGAGGCCGGCGGAGACTGGACGCTCTTCTCCCCCGACGAGGTCCCGGATCTGCACGACCTGTACGGCGCGGCCTTCGCGACGGCGTACGAGAACTACGAGGCTGCCGCCGATCGTGGCGAGATCCGGGTGTTCCGCCGGGTCAGGGCCGTCGACCTGTGGCGCCGGATGCTGACCGTGCTGTTCGAGACCGGTCACCCCTGGATCACCTTCAAGGACGCTTGCAATCTGCGCTCGCCGCAGCAGCACGACGGCGTCGTGCACTCGTCGAACCTGTGCACCGAGATCACCCTGAACACCACCGTCGACGAGACGGCCGTCTGCAACCTGGGCTCGGTCAACCTGGTCGCACACCTCACCGATCGATCCAGCCTCGACCCTGGAATCGACAGCGCGCTGATCCGCGACACCGTCAAGACGGCCGTCCGGATGCTCGACAACGTGATCGACGTGAACTTCTACACCACGCCGGAGTCGGAGCGCGCCAACCAGCGGCACCGCCCGGTCGGTCTCGGCCTGATGGGCTTCGCCGACGCGCTGTTCAAGCTACGGATCCCCTACTCCTCCGACGCTGCCGTCGACTTCGCGGACAGCTCGATGGAGCAGATCAGCTACCACGCGATCGAGGCGTCGAGCGACCTGGCGGCCGAGCGTGGCCGCTACCAGACCTACGAGGGCTCGCTGTGGAGCCAGGGCATCCTGCCGATCGACTCGCTCGAACTCCTCCGGAGCGCGCGCAACGGAGATCTGACCGTCGACACCGGCCGGCGGCTCGACTGGGATGCGCTGCGGGGCAAGGTGCTGCGCGACGGCATGCGCAACTCCAACGTGCTGGCGATCGCCCCGACCGCGACCATCTCCAACATCTGTGGGGTCAGCCAGTCGATCGAGCCGATCTACCGCAACCTGTTCGTGAAGTCGAACATGTCCGGTGAGTTCACCGTCGCCAACCCGTACCTGGTCGCGGATCTTAAGGCGCGTGGGCTGTGGGACCAGGTGATGGTCTCCGACCTGAAGTACCACGACGGCATCCTGTCGCAGATCGACCGGGTGCCGGCCGACCTGCAGGAGCTGTACGCGACGGCGTTCGAGCTGGACCCGTCGTGGCTGATCAAGGCCGCGTCGCGCCGGCAGAAGTGGCTCGACCAGGCTCAGTCGCTCAACCTGTACATGACCGCACCGTCGGGCAAGGCGCTCGACGAGCTGTACCGGTCGGCCTGGCGCCACGGGCTGAAGACCACGTACTACCTGCGTTCCCAGTCGGCCACCCACGTGGAGAAGTCGACGATCAAGGGCACCGACGGCCGGCTCAACGCAGTACCGGTCGCGCCCGCCGCCGCACCGACTCCGGCTCCGGCTCCTGTGGTTCCGATGGACGACACGTTGCTCGACGCCCCCAACGCCTGCCTGATCACCGACCCCGACTGCGAGGCCTGCCAGTGA
- a CDS encoding multidrug transporter: protein MRTPKAAVLARLRMLAGFELFDIVLFGWLVFVLRAAPAAPANLAGFTLFALQLVVGASYWLVKGHQVRSGLTEPPGIGVFRWLRLGCELGLVFGLVVVGFGVLAADSWSDWLPGVLLFALAVAEYVNYFHWQLMYDNRADIRRLVRTGRLRRSHLYADLLADGRRTTS from the coding sequence GTGAGGACTCCCAAGGCGGCCGTGCTGGCCCGGCTGCGGATGCTGGCCGGGTTCGAGCTGTTCGACATCGTGCTGTTCGGGTGGCTCGTCTTCGTCCTCCGGGCCGCTCCGGCCGCGCCTGCCAATCTCGCCGGCTTCACGCTTTTCGCTCTTCAGTTGGTGGTGGGGGCCTCGTACTGGCTGGTCAAGGGTCACCAGGTCCGGTCGGGGTTGACTGAGCCGCCCGGGATCGGGGTGTTCCGGTGGTTGCGGCTCGGTTGCGAACTGGGGTTGGTGTTCGGCTTGGTCGTGGTGGGGTTCGGAGTGCTTGCGGCGGACTCCTGGTCGGATTGGCTGCCCGGTGTGTTGCTGTTCGCGTTGGCAGTGGCGGAGTACGTCAACTACTTCCACTGGCAGTTGATGTACGACAACCGCGCCGACATCCGGCGGTTGGTGCGCACTGGCCGGCTGCGTCGGTCCCACCTGTACGCCGACCTGCTTGCTGACGGACGGAGAACCACTTCTTGA
- a CDS encoding DinB family protein has translation MPEPFDWEILQRPSAMAMVRGQLGFSWMVLSGRLAALTDEEYFWRPSSEALTVVRRQYAGRFRSLGSGEWVAQWPDEPDHRGPRTIAWLIAHLTETFFERWEWTFGSSQQGRADITLHGNAQDAVAWLAHWVDAWRDSIAELGEEEAMTIGLSQATELDAAEPFGHVVLRLNRELIHHGSEIMTLQDLHSLAA, from the coding sequence ATGCCGGAGCCGTTCGACTGGGAGATCTTGCAACGGCCGTCAGCGATGGCGATGGTGCGTGGGCAGCTCGGCTTCAGCTGGATGGTGTTGTCGGGGCGGCTGGCGGCACTGACCGACGAGGAGTACTTCTGGCGGCCGAGCAGTGAGGCGCTGACCGTGGTCCGCCGGCAGTACGCGGGGCGGTTCAGGTCGCTGGGGTCGGGTGAGTGGGTGGCGCAGTGGCCCGACGAGCCGGATCACCGTGGGCCGCGAACGATCGCGTGGTTGATCGCGCATCTGACCGAGACGTTCTTCGAGCGCTGGGAGTGGACCTTCGGGTCCAGCCAACAGGGGCGGGCCGACATCACGCTGCACGGCAACGCCCAGGACGCGGTGGCGTGGCTGGCGCACTGGGTGGACGCCTGGCGCGACTCGATCGCCGAACTGGGCGAGGAAGAGGCGATGACCATCGGCTTGAGCCAGGCGACCGAGCTCGATGCGGCCGAGCCCTTCGGCCACGTCGTCCTGCGCCTGAACCGCGAGCTCATCCACCACGGCTCCGAGATCATGACGCTGCAGGATCTGCACTCCCTGGCGGCCTGA
- a CDS encoding 3-methyladenine DNA glycosylase — MTSLPDPAPGKPDSALALPGRATSPSGLVVAQLEPADWEPLQAAHALRVDALLAGHLDRRSRGEKHPVEDFLFTYYPTRPKQLRGWHPGPGLMLRGATQYEGKRGYLYADGVARLDPAEITRRADSITWIARLLKATSTRQPQFGCFGLHEWAMVYKTPDLRHDWPLRLGSTGTDQVVETHKIACSHFDAFRFFTEPARPLNVLQPTREAQPALEQGGCLHANMDLYKWATKLMPFTPSSLLLDCFELARDIRTLDMRASPYDFAALGYEPIEIETPAGKAQYAAAQRAFADRARPLRLHLAGLCDQLLQEA; from the coding sequence GTGACTTCCCTGCCTGACCCCGCGCCCGGCAAGCCCGACTCCGCGCTCGCCCTGCCCGGACGCGCGACCTCTCCGTCCGGTCTCGTGGTTGCTCAGCTCGAACCCGCCGACTGGGAGCCCTTGCAGGCCGCCCATGCGCTCCGCGTGGACGCTCTGCTGGCCGGCCATCTCGACCGTCGCAGCCGTGGCGAGAAGCATCCCGTCGAGGACTTCCTCTTCACCTACTACCCGACCCGCCCGAAGCAGCTCCGCGGCTGGCACCCCGGACCGGGCCTCATGCTGCGCGGCGCGACGCAGTACGAGGGAAAGCGCGGCTACCTGTACGCCGACGGCGTCGCGCGCCTCGACCCGGCCGAGATCACCCGCCGCGCCGATTCCATCACCTGGATCGCTCGGTTGCTCAAGGCAACTTCCACCCGGCAGCCCCAGTTCGGCTGCTTCGGCCTGCACGAGTGGGCGATGGTCTACAAGACGCCCGACCTCCGCCACGACTGGCCTCTCCGTCTCGGCTCCACCGGCACCGACCAGGTCGTCGAGACCCACAAGATCGCCTGTTCGCACTTCGACGCCTTCCGTTTCTTCACCGAACCGGCCCGCCCACTCAACGTCCTGCAACCGACCCGCGAAGCCCAGCCGGCGTTGGAGCAAGGCGGCTGCCTGCACGCCAACATGGACCTCTACAAGTGGGCCACCAAACTGATGCCCTTCACCCCCAGCTCCCTTCTCCTCGACTGTTTCGAACTGGCCCGCGACATCCGCACCCTCGACATGCGGGCCTCGCCGTACGACTTCGCCGCCCTCGGCTACGAACCGATCGAGATCGAGACTCCCGCAGGCAAGGCGCAGTACGCCGCCGCCCAACGCGCGTTTGCGGACCGTGCTCGCCCACTGCGCCTCCACCTGGCCGGCCTCTGCGACCAACTTCTCCAAGAGGCATAA
- a CDS encoding GNAT family N-acetyltransferase, translated as MTTDIRLALPSEYGEVGELTAEAYAADGFVPAGSDYGLTLRNAADRAEQAELWVAVDGTELLGTVTFCPPGSVYGEISQAGEGEFRMLGVSAKARGLGLGTALSQHCIDRSRSLGHHRVVLSSASYMTTAHRIYQRLGFTRLPERDWSPRPGVDLYAFSLDL; from the coding sequence GTGACGACTGACATCCGGCTGGCCCTGCCCTCGGAGTACGGCGAAGTGGGCGAGCTGACCGCCGAGGCCTATGCCGCGGACGGTTTCGTCCCCGCCGGCTCCGACTACGGCCTGACGCTGCGCAACGCGGCCGACCGCGCGGAGCAGGCCGAGCTCTGGGTCGCCGTCGACGGCACGGAACTGCTCGGCACCGTGACGTTCTGTCCCCCCGGGTCGGTCTACGGCGAGATCAGTCAGGCCGGCGAAGGCGAGTTCCGGATGCTCGGCGTCTCCGCGAAAGCTCGCGGCCTCGGCCTAGGCACCGCGCTCTCACAACACTGCATCGACCGCAGCCGCTCCCTGGGCCACCACCGAGTCGTGCTGTCCAGCGCCTCCTACATGACCACAGCTCACCGCATCTACCAGCGGCTCGGCTTCACCCGCCTCCCCGAACGCGACTGGTCCCCCCGCCCCGGCGTCGACCTGTACGCCTTCTCCCTGGACCTGTGA
- a CDS encoding fumarylacetoacetate hydrolase family protein, translating to MRIARFSVDDEPKYGVVETDDPEGLVGTVAVLDSDPLYRPVKFTGEQLQLADVRLLAPVIPRSKVVCVGRNYRAHAEELGNEVPAEPMIFLKPNTSVVGPRDGIVYPEQTNDLHFEGELAIVIGRICRDLPRERAEEVIFGYTIANDVTARDLQKTDGQWARAKGYDTFCPLGPWISTDLDVSDLRVSTTLNGEPKQDGRTSEFIFDIPDVLAYITSFTTLLPGDVVLTGTPAGVGPMLPGDEVAVSVEGLGTLTNKVIVRD from the coding sequence GTGCGTATCGCCAGATTCTCCGTCGACGACGAACCGAAGTACGGCGTTGTCGAGACCGATGACCCCGAAGGGCTCGTCGGCACCGTCGCGGTGCTCGACTCGGACCCGCTCTACCGGCCGGTCAAGTTCACCGGCGAGCAGCTGCAACTGGCTGACGTCCGGCTGCTGGCCCCGGTGATCCCGCGCAGCAAGGTGGTCTGCGTCGGACGCAACTACCGGGCGCACGCCGAGGAGCTCGGCAACGAGGTGCCGGCCGAGCCGATGATCTTCCTGAAGCCGAACACCTCGGTGGTCGGCCCGCGGGACGGCATCGTCTACCCCGAGCAGACCAACGATCTGCACTTCGAGGGTGAGCTGGCGATCGTGATCGGCCGGATCTGCCGCGATCTGCCCCGGGAGCGCGCCGAAGAGGTGATCTTCGGCTACACGATCGCCAACGACGTGACCGCGCGGGATCTGCAGAAGACCGACGGTCAGTGGGCCCGGGCGAAGGGGTACGACACCTTCTGCCCGCTCGGACCGTGGATCAGCACCGACCTGGACGTCTCCGACCTGCGCGTCAGCACCACCCTCAACGGTGAGCCGAAGCAGGACGGCCGGACCTCGGAGTTCATCTTCGACATCCCCGACGTGCTCGCCTACATCACTTCTTTCACCACGTTGCTGCCCGGCGACGTGGTGCTCACCGGCACCCCCGCGGGTGTCGGGCCGATGCTGCCCGGCGACGAGGTCGCCGTCAGCGTCGAAGGACTCGGAACTCTGACGAACAAGGTGATCGTGCGTGACTGA
- the gltX gene encoding glutamate--tRNA ligase, translating to MTDKPAPTDDSVLGGLEPNQVRVRFPPSPTGLLTVGNIRSALFNWAFARHYGGKLVLRIEDTDKSRNTPEALQYTLDSLSWLGLNWDEGPEVGGEFGPYLQSERMDVYADVVAKLLAAGKAYHCYCSQEELDQRREAARSAGQHSGYDGHCRTLAPEQVQTYLDEGRRPVVRLRMPDRPITFDDLVRGEITFLPENLGDYVLVRANGYPLYPLVNPVDDALMEISHVLRGEDLLSSTPRQIALYEALAEIGIGSGRTPRFGHLPFVMGEGNKKLSKRDPGAGLGEYMERGFLPEGLLNYLALLGWSIADDRDVFTMDEMIKAFDIRKVNANAARFDPKKCEAINASHMRMLDAAEFGRRVVPFLAAAGVLPAEPSAEQLELLAAAVPLVQERMNTLSESVEMLSFLFVPDEAFSIDPDSAAKVLTGDAGAVLEATGQALTGVTEWTTEAIEAALRASLIEGLGLKPKNAFGPVRVAISGRRISPPLFESLELLGRERSLHRIEQARAGLSTD from the coding sequence GTGACTGACAAGCCCGCCCCGACCGACGACAGTGTCCTCGGTGGCTTGGAGCCCAACCAGGTGCGAGTGCGGTTCCCTCCGTCGCCGACCGGGCTGCTGACCGTCGGCAACATCCGCAGCGCGCTGTTCAACTGGGCGTTCGCCCGCCACTACGGCGGCAAGCTCGTGCTGCGGATCGAGGACACCGACAAGTCCCGCAACACCCCCGAGGCGCTGCAGTACACGCTGGACTCGCTGAGCTGGCTCGGCCTGAACTGGGACGAGGGCCCGGAGGTCGGCGGCGAGTTCGGTCCGTACCTGCAGTCCGAGCGGATGGACGTGTACGCCGACGTGGTGGCGAAGCTGCTGGCCGCGGGCAAGGCCTACCACTGCTACTGCTCGCAGGAGGAGCTCGACCAGCGCCGTGAGGCCGCTCGCTCAGCCGGTCAGCACAGCGGCTACGACGGTCACTGCCGCACGCTGGCACCCGAGCAGGTGCAGACTTATCTCGACGAGGGTCGCCGTCCGGTCGTCCGGCTGCGGATGCCCGACCGCCCGATCACCTTCGACGACCTGGTTCGCGGCGAGATCACCTTCCTGCCGGAGAACCTGGGCGACTACGTCCTGGTCCGCGCCAACGGCTACCCGCTCTACCCGCTGGTCAACCCGGTGGACGACGCCCTGATGGAGATCTCCCACGTACTGCGCGGCGAGGACCTGCTGTCCTCGACGCCCCGGCAGATCGCGCTGTACGAGGCGCTGGCCGAGATCGGCATCGGCTCCGGCCGGACGCCGCGCTTCGGGCACCTGCCGTTCGTGATGGGCGAGGGCAACAAGAAGCTGTCCAAGCGCGACCCGGGCGCCGGCCTCGGCGAGTACATGGAGCGCGGCTTCCTGCCCGAGGGGCTGCTGAACTACCTGGCCCTGCTGGGCTGGTCGATCGCCGACGACCGCGACGTCTTCACCATGGACGAGATGATCAAGGCGTTCGACATCCGCAAGGTGAACGCGAACGCGGCCCGGTTCGACCCGAAGAAGTGCGAGGCGATCAACGCTTCGCACATGCGGATGCTGGACGCCGCGGAGTTCGGGCGTCGCGTGGTGCCGTTCCTGGCCGCGGCGGGCGTGCTGCCGGCCGAGCCCTCGGCGGAGCAGCTGGAATTGCTGGCAGCCGCCGTACCGCTGGTCCAGGAGCGGATGAACACGCTGTCCGAGTCGGTCGAGATGCTGAGCTTCCTGTTCGTGCCGGACGAGGCGTTCTCGATCGACCCCGACTCGGCCGCCAAGGTCCTGACCGGCGACGCCGGCGCGGTACTGGAAGCGACCGGCCAGGCGCTGACCGGCGTCACCGAGTGGACCACCGAGGCGATCGAGGCCGCGCTGCGTGCCTCGCTGATCGAGGGTCTCGGGCTGAAGCCGAAGAACGCGTTCGGCCCGGTCCGGGTGGCGATCTCCGGCCGCCGGATCTCGCCGCCGCTGTTCGAATCGCTGGAACTGCTCGGCCGGGAGCGCTCGCTGCACCGGATCGAGCAGGCCCGCGCCGGCCTCTCCACCGACTGA